The genomic segment TGTACTCTGCTGTCTACCAACCAACAGGACTGATCATTTTTGTATTTGTTGTAAGCTCAGATCAAGCCAGGTGCTGAGGAAAGTCCTTGGTACCTGCCTGGACCATACAACTTACAGTCTATTCAGGAAAAGAAGACTCATGCATGCATGTGGAGACTTACAGACTGTTCATGGTGATAACTCATCttacaggtggagaaactgagtTTTCAGGACAGTTAAACAATTTGTCCCAGTAAATGGCGGAGCCAGGATTGGAATTGGGCCTCCTTTTTCGCAATTAAAAGCCATCTGCAGCATAATGCATAGGCTCCAGGTATGAAAGGATATGGACCTGAGAGTAAGGGCTGgtgaaatttagagaaaaaaaagaacagtccattcattcagcaaacattttgtCTTGGGACAAGAAAGATTAAAACCTGGTCTTGTCTCTCAAAAACCTGGTCTGGCAGAGGCTTCAACCCTGCACAGAAAGGAAGAGGTCACAAGGCTGCTGAGGGAGCATAGAGGAAGGGTCCTGCCTGTCAGGGGGCTCAGAGGAGGGATCAGAGCCGAGGCCTTGCCCAGCAGTGGCCGGCAGGACTAGCTTGTGTCGCTCCCCAGCTGCTTGGAGGTCATCAGTGGCTCCCAGCACCCTCAGGATGGAGCTCAACTCCTTCATCTGATATGCAAGTCCTTTCTGCATCACCCCTCGAGCCCTTCTCTGCCCCCTTCTGGTCTCGGGTTGAGTAGTAGTCCTCTTTGGGAAGCCTGGCGCGCCCTCAAGTCTTGAGGTGCTCCTCCTCTGCACTGCCACATCTCCTTGCTCACCGTGTGACAGTTGGCACTCTGTATTGGCACCGCCTATGTAGTCTTCCTTCTCTAGTACAGGGAAAGGAACTTGCGTGCCGACCGAGATCCCCGGTGCCCAGCATGAGGCCTGACAATAGAAGTTGTTCGGTGATTGTTAAATTAATAGAGCACTCTGGTGCTTGCCTGAGATCCTCTCCCTGCACTCAGTCCCTCAAAGCGTGTCTAGTCTGTCCCATGAGAAGCCTTCTCAAACGAACAATCCAGCCTCTTCAACACACCCAAGCATCTACCTGATGCTTATGATCTtccattattcattttaaaaaatgtgtttgctGATGCTTGCCCTGAGCCCAGCCTGCATGTTCTGGGCACACAGAGCACCCTCAGGAGGCTGGGAATCTGGTCGGGGAGGCAGATGTGTGCAGGGACAGTGATGGCGGTGTGACGAGTATTGTTGGACAAAGGTTTGTCCGGTTGCTGAGTGTGTTCAGGGAAGACTAAGTCTGTGAGGGGGGCAGGGGAAGGCTCCACCAACAGGATATTTACGACTCTATAAGCATAAACAAAAGGGGTGGGTGGTAGCGGGGAGGGCGGGGCGGTGGCGAGGGCAGCTTCTTGGCAAAGGAAATTGCAAGAAGGAAAGCACAATGAGGAGGCTGGATCCCAAGGAGAGGGGCGCCTGGAGGCAGAGCCGGCAGGGAGGACACCATTGTGATAGCTGGTGTGATCTTGCATTGCCGCTGTGACTAGGCAGTAATGTTTATTTAGTAAGAGGGTGTAGGAGGGTGTCTTGCTCAGATGTGGGTTGCGAGTGGAGGGTGGTCTCAAGGGGAGAGgctgaagaaaaggaaatcagcCATGAAACTGGTGAGGAGAACGAGGTGAGCGAGCCGGAACGGCAGACGCTGGGGCTGCTCCTGAAAGGAGTAGGGAGGGTTGCGTATGACTCGGGGCTTTCTAGGGAAAAGCAAGGACAGCGGTGTGGGTTCCGTGTGCAGGAACCCGGCAGCATTGGTGCGAGAACGCTCCAGGTGACACTTCCCCGCGGGCAGGCAGTGAGCCACGGGCACAGCCACTTGTGTGAGAAACGACCTGCCTCCCCGCGGCCACCCCACTCCACCCGCTACCCTAGAGGCCAACAGCCCAACAGAGAACCGGCCTCCTCCTGACGCTGGTCCGTCCAAGCTGAAGACATCAGCGTGCTCCTCCTCGTCCCTCCCTCTCCGCTATTCCTCGCGCCCTTTGGGATGGCAGCAACGGCGAAGATGCCCAGGTGAAAACACAGAAGAGACCAAGCCGGGGCTGGGCGCCAACACGTCAGGACAGCTCTTTCCCCACTCCCGCCAcccctgctccccgcccccaccgctGACAGCACGTGGAGGAGGCACGTGCTGCTGCGGATGCTTACCTGGGGACCAGACATTCTTACGTGGGGTGGGGGCCCACACTCCTCCCCCCGCTTCCTGTGCGGTGGAGGGGCCAGCCAAGGCAAGCGGGAGCTGCCGACCTGAGCCTCTCACCCCTGGCTCTTAGCTCACAATCCCcaagaggcaggggaggggcaaCAGGGCTTTAGTTGGCATGAAGAGGGGCCTCATTTTGCAGGGGAGCCCGAGGTCTTGAAGCGGCAGCACGGGTAGGGGGGTGGTGGAATGGAGGGATCTGGGAGGAGTGGACTAGTGTAACACGACGAATGTGCAAAGGCTCAGCAGGTGAAGAGACGAGCGTGTGCACGGTGCATGGGAGGTAGGCGGGGAGCTGGGGGTAGGTAAAGCTGTAAAGAGACGCTGGGGGTCCAGCCTGTGAAGGGCCCCTGGAATATAAGGCCCCTCCTCGTGGGCAGGGCTTCGGCTCTGCTTGGATCACTGCTGTATCTTTGAGCCTGTATGAATGCTAGGCATACAGTACCCTCCCGCCCCCAGCCTCAGTATTTGTTGGATCAATGACAAGCCGAGTAATCTACACTCAGTCCTgaaaaattgtacattttaagtaGGGAAATGACAAGGTCAAGTTGATTTAGAAAGATTATCCTGGCAGCCATTGTGGAGGAAGGCTCTCTTAAACACCGCATGAGCTGGGGCTGTGGTGCTGGAGCAAAGACATCTTGTTAGACAGCAGCAGACAGGACCAAGAAGTAGCCTGACCAGGAGCCCCTGTGAGAGGGAATGCCAAGACAGCAGAAGagtgagagggaggaggaaagagcccCTCTGAGGTATCCAGGTTCCGTAACTGGACGAGTATGTGCCACAGACACCTGTTAGTGTTCCGGAGGATCCCAAGCACTACTTCTAATACTGCCCCACATTCTCTACCctgttgctaagtcactgcagCAAGAGCTTCCAGGGCCGCACAGAATATGCGAGAGAAGGGGTGGAGTCAGGTCAGGTGACCCCTTGCCTCACCTGGCAGCCTGGAGAGGGAAGAGACGAATAGGATCTAGCCTGTCCTGAGTGGCTGCTAGCCACTGGGCACTGTGCTCAATGCTTTACAGACATTATAGTCATCTTACTGGGTTTTTTCAAATGCCTCTAATGTTAGTATTAGCATTCCCATTCTCCAGAAGAGGAAATGGGCATTAGTCAATTTTACCATTACTAGTTAGTGGTTCTAAGAATTGAACAGTTTGACACTAAAGTCACACCTAAGGTATTTGAGAAACTAAACTGGAGATCCAGGATGGAGGCAAGTAAAGCTGTGCTACAAGTCTAAGCCCAAGTGTCAGGTCAGCTTCTTTCtgtcatttgtatttctcttcattttcccagGCAACATGAACCATTAAAGTggcaaaataaaaactgtcacaTAATGATCATAATACTGGCCTTGACTTTTAACCAGATTTACATCCCAGCTCTAGCATTAACAGAGGTGTACATCTGAACAAGTTACTTTGGTTTCCTGAAcctatttccttatctgtaaaatgggattgcTGTGACAATAAgcttataatttatattaaataaaaatacaaataataaatatattaaataatgctCAGCACAGGACAGAAGCTcaaccatcatcatcattattctaAGGACATGATCATGCATCTGTTACCCCGGACATCCCCAAGGCTTCCTTCAGAAGGGGGAGAGGAAGTAGGGAGATCTAATAAAAACCCTCCTCTCGAACTGGCAGAagtttctcccttcctctcattCTGGATCTCACAGAAGTAGAGAACAGGAATAGGGGAACATGTGCTTCTGGCTAGTCCAAATTGAGGCGGCAAGAGTCTGGACTTTATTCTAAGTGTAAAGAGAAACGTGGAGGTCGTTTTTTATAGAAGTATTATAACCTGATATGCTTTTAAAGGATGATGACAACAGCCTCTGTGGAAATGGACTGAAGGAGGGTGAGAACAGAGGCAGAAGGCACTTGAGGAGGTTACTGCATCCATCCAGGCCAGAGATGCTGGCAGCTTGGACCAAGAGGGTAGGGGTGGAGGCGCTGAGCAGCAGTCAGAGTGGGATATATTTTGAAGACAGAGCTGAGACTTGCTGACTGGTGTGGGAAGAACAGGATGACTTGGGTTTTGGGTCTCAACAGCAGTGTGACACAGGTGCTGATGGAAACAGAAGGACCGGTGACAAAACGGCCTTGGGGTGTAACTCAAGACTTCCATTTTGGACACGTTAGGTTTGTAATGACATCAAGTGAGACTGTTGGATAAATTAAGTCTGCATGAAACTCAGGGAGAGATCAGGATAGGAGACACACATGTGAGTCAGCAGCATGTGGGTGGCGTTTAAAGCCAAGGGAAATGATTAGATCACctagcagagaaagaaaagaggaccaAGGATTCAGCCTCAGAGCAGTCCGAACTATTAGTGTCATGAGACAAGAAAGATGCAGGGGGTAAAGTGGAAGATGGTAATGTTCCAAATCAAAATGAAGAACAAAGCTTTTAAAAAGGGAGTAGTCCACGAATCGAATGCTGCTTGGACTACAGAAGTCCAGTTACTCCAAGCATTCAGTCTCCTTCCTCCCAAGCTCCAGGTTCTTTAGGGAAGATGCACCTCATCTTGTGTGTGGGGGTTCTGCACATGGGCTTTCATACTAGAAGTGTGGGCTCAATTATTCTTAAGTTGTGTGACCTTAGCTAAGTTACTTAATTTCCTCAGACTTTGATATATACCCTCTGCATGTTCATCACTACTCAAGTGAACTACTTCCATAGTATCCCCTACACACGTTACTCTGTCActtctgtatttatttcttcACACTTCTATGAAGAAATCTTCTAGGACTGTCTTAATCAGCCAGAACAGCTTATAGATGTGAACTAAACAGGAATGTTAGAACCTGACCTCTAGCACTTTGTACCTGTATAATCACAGGTCAGGTGCTTAATCTCTGAGATGATCCAgctctgtaaaataggaatactaTATAATACcttatgagtgagtgaagtcgctcagtcgtgtccgactctgcgaccccatggactgtagcccaccaggctcctccgtccatgggattctccaggcaggaatactggagtaggttgccatttccttctccaggggatcttcctgacccagggatcgaacccaaggtttcctgcattgccgacagacgctttaacctctgagccaccagagaagtcgtATAATACCTTATAGATGGTGATTATATAAAGATTAAATCAGACAATGGCTATGCCTGGCAGAAAAAGAGCTCACCAAACAGTATTTATCATCTCTGAATCTATACCACCAGTGATCTCAGTGCTTGTGGACTAATAACTTAGAAGCCAAGGACACAGTCAGgcctcctttccctccttctaGAGCCCTCACAGGAGAATGGGAGGCACAGTCAGTTGTTACTCATACTCGGTGAACCTAAGTAGGGCCAGCTGGGTGGATTATTGAGACAAATACAGATTGctaattattttggaaaattatcAGGGAGTGGATTCCTACCATCCACACACTCAAGCAAGAAATGCAAGCATTTTCTAAGattctttccttccattctttttGCCACACGGTACCAGTTAACAAGATGGTGATCTACTGTACTTTTTAAATGCCACACTTCATCAAGCCTAAGATGACATCCATTGTTAAGACACACGATTATTTCATGtagctataagaaaaaaaaatgctgccacTTAAACAATGACCTACCACTGACTTCTAGAAGCATCCAGGTCTCAAGAGATTAAATGTGGAGGAAGAAAAGTACATCTTACGATTGATAAAATACAGCACTTCTCATTCCATCACCATCTTAATCCAGACCTCCAATATCTCTTGCCTGGACTGGGATGAAGGCTCACAGAGGTTTTGCCtccactcatcctctgttgtcaaaATGAGATTTCTAAAAAGGTCAATTTTATCAACTCCCTATCCCCAATCCTTCAATTAGCTCTTTTCTCATACCCCTCGGCCAATACTCTTCACTTTAAACTAGCTCCAATTCCCCAAATGTTATATTACTTCTTGTCAACGTCCCTCACGTGCAATTTTTTTTATCTAGAATTGTTTATCATCCTATTCATCTACCTATCTCCTAGCTGTTAGAAGTAAAACTGTTCTGGTCAGGAGATGTCTCAGTCCACCCGTGATTGGCAGGATTATTTTGGTTGATGTGGCTTGTTAAGTGGATATTCCTTTGTTTATTCACAAATAAATTCTATCCAAAAATGAACCCTCCCCCTACCCCGAAAGACAGCCTTTCCATAGAGAGGACAGTTGGTACCCTCCAGATAAGCTCTAACTCTTGTTTCTCAGTTCCCAAGCAGGTGTCAGCTCCTCCAAGTCTTCTTAGGTTCTCTAAGCTGAGTTAGGTAGCTCTCCTTGGTGCGCCATGACATTCCATGTGTACTTCCATCATAGCCCTTTTTATACTATGTTGTGATGGCTGAGTTACTTTCTCCCCAACTAGACTGTGAGCTTCCTGGAAACAGGGGCCTGTCTTACTCAGCTGTGTCATTCTCCAGAATCTTGAAGCTAGAAGGCACTTAATACTTAGTAACTAAGTATTATTTACttatggatgggtggatggatgggtaaatGAAAAATGGTTACTGTATATAATCACTGGGTATTAGTCCCTCTAGGAGATGCTACCTCCAAAATAACTTCACAATGCTCCTTTCTCTGAACTTGGTAACCAGCTTAACCAGGAAATCACAATGGCACCACCTAGTGGTCAATGTAGGGagtagagtgaagtaagccagacctTATCAATtgcttcacttccacttttcactttcaagcattggagaaggaaatggcaacccactccagtgttcttgactggagaatcccagggacgggggagcctgctgggcttccgtctacggggtcgcacagagtcggacacgactgaagcgacttagcagcagcagcagcaacagtccatagggcggcagagtcagacgcgactgttgcaacttagtgcacacacatacacacacaccggAATTACACACTATCGCTAGCCAAGCCAGGCTGTTTATCATCCTCCAGTACCCAATATTCTGCTTCCCAGATGAATTTGAAGCTAGAGTTACACAAACTATTAAATAGCCTCAAGCCCAATCTTAAACACTTCTAGTTACAAAAGACTGTTAACAGTGTTTCTGGAAAATGACTTGCCAGCCTTTTTTGCAGGAAGAGAACTTTCCTTCTTTAATGCTCTAACTCATGAGAGAATAGATGGAGATAAAGGAGAAGCAAAGTACACTGGATGGTCCTCTGAAACTGACTGGTTGGGTACATGTGACCCAGAGAGGATCCCAGGAGAGACTGATATGATTCTACCATCCCACATAAAAGTAATAACAACAGTGTTTCCATTCACACAGGATCGCCTTCaaagaagttcatgattcaccCACATGCTTTCGTCTCTCTTGCTACCTCCCACCAGGGCAGAGGTTGGGGCAACAAGGAGGTGAGAGGTCCATGTCCTGACAGCCTTTGTCAGAGTCCACTCTCGGTGGACCTGAACCCCGGGAAGTTGGATTCAGTGCTTGGAGGCAGAGCCACTGGCTGGCTTAGCAACTTGCTCATGACACTGATTTTAGCATCCTGCTTCTCAATGTCCTCATACGGAGTCCAGGACAGGTCGTGCTGTAGCTTGTAGGCACCAAGGAAGTCATGTGGACGACTCGTCCCCCATTCCTAGAGAAGGCAAAGGAGGCCGTTCTGATCAGGGCGGGAGGTACAGAAGTTGAGTCCATTTCCTAATTATaccacaattttctttttttggcttttcaCTTCAGACCAGTCAGAATCATCCTTGACAAGCACTGCATTACACATCAGGTACCTCCCTGAACAGAGATAATGATTGTGAAATAATTTAAGTGCATATATTTTTCAGTCACCTCTGGGCTCATGCCACCTCTAGTTTTCTAGAAAATCACTTACCAACTCCTATGCCTACATTTTCTCACACATAACACatatgtgcgcacacacacacacaatacaccaAGAATTTCTTAAAGACAGGAGTAGGTTTCTGTAGCAACAATTAAATGTTCTTACCTCTGGAGAAATAATGGAGAAATACTGCTGGCCACTCTCCCGTTTATAAAGGTAGTAGATGCTGCCCGGCTTTTTCACCATATTACAAGCCACATGGTGCAAGTCAGCATCCCTACGAGCATCTTCCAAAACCtgaaatccacagagacagagccAATCGGGTATGAGAGCAAACAGCACTCATACTCAGTGGGCATCCCACCCGAAAGCTGGAACCTGTTCCATGCTGAGGGTCTTGCTCCCTCACATCAGTGAATCATGACTGAGATCCAGATGACACTGAAGAGAAAAATTAGACTACATTATGCGACTATGCTATAAAAATGCCTTTGGAAAACTTATATTTCAAAATGTCAAGTACTACTGGCTTTGGgtggtttttaaatttcttcccaGTTTTTTAGTGGTaagtatatttcttttataactgAAAACAAATTTTCCCCTTTAGATGCTTTTTACCTCACTGAGCTTTCGCCCAGTGAAAAACCTTATACTTAACCTCTTGGGCTTATCCTATTTTGCTCAACACTTCTATATTTCTAGGAGGTACCGAAACAAGTTAAGTTACACTGATTATGAGCAAGTTCAGTCAATCCTGTGgactaaatgaagaaaatgaaagcttaCCAAAAAGCTACTACTTACCTTCCTGGCTTGTTCTTGCAAATGTTCGATTTGCTCAGCTATGACTGTCAGTTTGTTGGTGGCATTTGCTCTGATGAATTCATTAGCCTAAGGGTGAGAAAAAACTGAACTGTGGGTCAGAAAAGGGTAAGACTTTACGATGCTCCTATTTAGAGCCCAATGTGAAATTATGTCAACATGTTGGCTTATGCCTTTCATACCCTTCCCATTTTCACCATTCCCCCGTGAACACCCACTCACCCCAAGGCCTAGCTCAGAAGGCACTGCCCAGGAGAAGTCAACGCTGCCATGACCCCATGACCCCATAACATGGAAATAAGTGCTCTTTTTCTATCTCCCAAACTATCTATCTTGTTCACTCTAGATTCTGGTCACACTCAAAATTTTCAGTCTTCCAACATGCCCCAATCTCTTTTGCTTCCAAGTAATTTTGCATATGGCCTCTCCTCCATCCAATACATTTCCCCTCTTGCTCTTTTGCCTGACTAACCCCACTTATTCCTCAGATCTCCATCTGTTTTCTCACATTTAAACATTTCTGAAATCAGGGATGGATCTTACAATGAAAACCTGAAGACACTTGTGCTATGTCTCTTATGGCCTGCGATATAGAAACCTGACTATATATAGaaggtatcttttttttaaattttaattggaggctaaatactttacaatattgtagtggtttttgccatacattgacatgaatcagccatgggcatacatgtgttccccatcctgaacccccctcccacctccctcctcatcccatccctcacgatcgtcccagcgcaccagccctgagcaccctgtctcatgcaacgaacctggactggcgatctgtttcacatatgataatatacatgtttcaatgctattagaAGGTATCTGTTAAACTGACCATTATTCAGTTGAGTTATTTACATCACACTTaattatatttaacttatatttgcaTTCCTGtcacttaaaatgtatttttaaaagactggaagctcagtgggtaaagaatttgcctaaaaggcaggagacccggatttgattcctgggtcagaaagatcccctggagaaggaaatggcaacccactccagtattcttgcctggagaatcccatggacacaggagcctggcaggctacagtccatggggtcgcaagggtcggacacgacttagcgactaaaccaccaccactatgaTGTACACCTGGAACAATTATCATATACACAGAAGATTGTCATGTTCTAGGAAATTCAACTGAAGGCACTGAAAttgctttaaagaaaataactttcaaaGCTAGGAGACACATATGTAACCAATTCAAGTACTGGGAAGGATTATCATCCACACATCAGAAATTTGTCAAAAaacttccagattttttttc from the Bos javanicus breed banteng chromosome 3, ARS-OSU_banteng_1.0, whole genome shotgun sequence genome contains:
- the C3H1orf50 gene encoding uncharacterized protein C1orf50 homolog isoform X2, coding for MEDTATPGGTQGVTENQGVLSAAGALVELTPNPGGLALVSPYHTHRAGDPLDLVALAEQVQKANEFIRANATNKLTVIAEQIEHLQEQARKVLEDARRDADLHHVACNMVKKPGSIYYLYKRESGQQYFSIISPEEWGTSRPHDFLGAYKLQHDLSWTPYEDIEKQDAKISVMSKLLSQPVALPPSTESNFPGFRSTESGL
- the C3H1orf50 gene encoding uncharacterized protein C1orf50 homolog isoform X1, which gives rise to MEDTATPGGTQGVTENQGVLSAAGRGGALVELTPNPGGLALVSPYHTHRAGDPLDLVALAEQVQKANEFIRANATNKLTVIAEQIEHLQEQARKVLEDARRDADLHHVACNMVKKPGSIYYLYKRESGQQYFSIISPEEWGTSRPHDFLGAYKLQHDLSWTPYEDIEKQDAKISVMSKLLSQPVALPPSTESNFPGFRSTESGL